The Variovorax sp. S12S4 genome includes the window CCGAGAGCGCCTTCGATCCGCTGGCGCGCACCACCAAGTTCATGCTGACCGAAGAAGCGCACCACATGTTCGTGGGCGAAAGCGGCGTGTCGCGCGTCCTGGCGCGCACCGCGCAGGTCATGAACGAGCTGAAGACCGACGATGCGCAGAAGGTGCGTGCCGCAGGCGCCATCGACCTGGGCACGATCCAGCGCTACCTGAACTTCCACTACAGCGTGACCATCGACCTGTTCGGTGCCGACCAGTCGAGCAACGCCGCCATCTTCTACAGCTCGGGCCTGAAGGGCCGCTACGAAGAAGGCAAGCGAGGCGACGACCACGTGCTCAAGGGCCAGACCTACAAGGTGCTCGAGGTGAAGGACGGCCAGCTCGTCGAGAAGGACGTGCCGATGCTCAACGCACTGAACGAAGTGCTGCGCGACGACTTCATCAAGGACTCGGTGGCCGGCGTCGGCCGCTGGAACAAGGTGCTCGAGAAGGCAGGCATTCCCACCCGCCTGGTGGTGCCGCACAAGGCCTTCAACCGCCAGATCGGCGCGCTCGCCGGCATCAAGATGTCGCCTGAAGGCCGCGTGGTGAACGAGGTCGAATGGGCCGCCAAGAAGAACGAATGGCTGCCGAGCGCCGAAGACTTTGCTTTCGTGGCATCGTTGATGGGGCGCGTGGTCGAGCCGGGCAAGTTTGCCGGCTGGATCTCGCCGCCGGTGATGGGTATCAACCGCCAGCCGGTGGATTTCGAGTACGTGCGTTTCGGCTGATTGGGGTATTACTCCCTCTCCCTCGGGGAGAGGGCAGGGGTGAGGGTAGGCGGCGTCCCCACGACAAGCTGCCGCCCCCTCACCCTGACCCTCTCCCCAAGGGGCGAGGGAAAGGAGAAAAAACATGGACATGGCCGTTGAAGCCGGGGTCATCAAGCAGCACCTGATCGACCCCGAGATCTGCATCCGCTGCAACACCTGCGAGGCCACCTGCCCCGTCAACGCGATCACGCACGACGACAACAACTATGTCGTTCGCGCCGACATCTGCAATGGCTGCATGGCCTGCATCTCGCCGTGCCCCACGGGCTCGATCGACAACTGGCGCACGATGCCCGTGGTGCGCGCGTACTCCATCGAGGAGCAGTTCACCTGGGAATCGCTGCCGGCAGAACTCTCGCCCGAAGAACTCGAAGCCGCGGGCGGTGCCGCCGACAGCGGCGATGAAGCCGCACCGGCCACAGCGCCCGTGCCGGCGCAAGCGCAGGCCGCCGCGGAAGCCGCCGAGCCTGTCTTCAATTCGGCCCAGTACGGCGCCACCGTGCCGCCTTGGTCGGCCGCGCACGCCTACACCAACCTCTTTCCGCCGAAGTCTCCGACGACGGCCACCGTGGTCGGCAACTTCAACTGCACCGAAGCGGGCTTCGACAGCGAGACGCACCACATCGTGCTCGACTTCGGCGTGGTGCCGTTCCCGGTGCTCGAGGGCCAGTCGATCGGCATCGTTCCGCCGGGTGTCGATGCCATCGGCAAGCGCCACCATGCGCGCCAGTACTCGGTGGCCAGCCCGCGCAACGGCGAGCGGCCCGGCTACAACAACGTGTCGCTCACCGTGAAGCGCGTGACCGAAGACCACCAGGGCGACCCGGTGCGCGGCGTGTGCTCCAACTATGTGTGCGACCTGAAGGTCGGCGACACGGTGCAGGTGGTGGGGCCTTTCGGTACCTCGTTCCTGATGCCGAACCATCCCAAGTCGCACATCGTGATGATCTGCACCGGCACCGGCAGCGCACCCATGCGCGCCATGACCGAATGGCGCCGGCGCCTGCGCAAGAGCGGCAAGTTCGAAGGCGGCAAGCTCATGCTGTTCTTCGGCGCGCGCACCCAGCAGGAGCTGCCGTACTTCGGCCCGCTGCAGTCGCTGCCCAAGGACTTCATCGACATCAACCTTGCGTTCTCGCGCACGTCGGGAAGCCCCAAGCGCTACGTGCAGGACCTGATGCGCGAGCGCGCCGCCGACCTGGCCGCGCTGCTGAAAGACGGCGCGAGCCATTTCTACGTGTGCGGCCTCAAGAGCATGGAAGAGGGCGTGGTGCTCGCATTGCGCGACGTGGCGAAGGAAGCGGGCCTGGACTGGGACACCGTGGGCGCCGCACTGAAGCGCGAAGGCCGGCTGCACCTGGAGACGTATTAAGCTGCGGCGGATGAAGTTCGCCGACTTTCACGCGGGGCAGGTCATCGAGGCCGGGCCTTACGTTGTTTCCGAGGCGGAGCTCGTCGAGTTTGCGCAAGCGTACGACCCGCAGTGGTTTCACACCGACGCAAAGGCTGCGGCCAGCAGCGCGTTTGGCGGACTCATCGCGAGCGGGTGGCACACCTGCTCCATCGCGATGCGCCTGGTGGTCGATGCCGCCCTTGCGGGCTCCGAGTCGTTCGCGTCGCCGGGGCTCGAACATGTGCGCTGGCCCCATCCCGTGCGGCCCGGCGATGCCTTGCGGCTCGTGGCCGATGTCATCGAGGTGCGGCGCTCCGAAAAACGGCCTACGCTGGGCATCATGCGCTGGCGCTGGCGGCTCTTTAACCAGCGCGAGCTGATGGTGCTCGACGTGGAAGTCACGAGCCTATTCAGGCTTGAAGCGACCGGCTGACGCTCCATGAAGAAAAGCCCGCAACGCCTGGGCGCTGCGGGCTTTCTGGCCGCTAGCGGCCTTCGAGTGCGAAGCGGGTTACCTCGTCACGTCGACCGCGCCCGAGCCCTTGGCCTTGCCACTGGCCTTCGCGTCCACGCCGGCACCCGAAGGCTTCACCGCGCCGCCGGCCGAGCCCACCGCACCCGTCGCGCCGTTCAGCGTGCCGCCGACCGTGTTGGTCACACCGCCGGCTGCATTGGTTGCGCCTCCCACCGCGCCAGTGGCACCACTCACGGCCCCGGTGGCACCGCCTACCGTGTTCGTTGCGTTACCTACGGCACCCGTTGCACCGCCGACCACGCCTCCGAGCGTATTGCCCAGGCCGCCCGCTGCGCCGCTGGTGCCACCGCCGGCATTGCCGCTGGCAGAGGTGCCCGCCGTTGCGGCCGTTCCCGCCCCTGCACCTGCACTGCCCTGGGCCGGTGCGGTCTTCACCGCGCCCGACGTGTTGACATCGGCATTCACGCCTACACCGACTCCAACGCCTTGTGCCTGTGCAAAACCGCTCAGTGCGAGCAGGCTTGCGAGCAAGGCGCCGACGACGATGGACTTGTGTTGTTGTTGCTGCTTCATAGGTAACTTTTCCTTTCGATTGAATGGTCGGATGACCAGAACCGGCTTTGGGCCAGTTCGGTCGCTACCGTGACCACACCGGCATATGTCGCCGTGTGCGAAGCAGTCGCTCACTTGCGTGGGACGCCTCCGTCAGCGAAAAAGAGGGCTCGCGCGTTAACCCCGCCGCGTCCCTCGCAGATCCACAACCGTTCGATCCGTAGGGGCAAATCGCCTTCATTTCGGTATGCTTCATTTCACGCAACTAATAATGTTGCATGAAACGAGACAACAAGCTTTCCGCAGTTCTCCACGTGCTGCTGCACATGGCCGAGACGGACGGGCCCGTCACCTCCGAATCGCTGGCCGTGGCCATGCACACCAACCCGGTTGTGGTGCGGCGGGTCATGTCGGGCCTGCGGCAGGCGGGCTTCGTGAGCTCGGCCAAGGGCCATGGCGGCGGGTGGGTGCTGTCGTGCTCGCTGGCCGCGGTCACGCTGGGCGACATTCACAACGCGGTCGGCTCGCCCGCGCTGCTGGCCATGGGCAACCGCACCGAGAGCCCCGGCTGCGTGGTCGAGCAGGCGGTGAACGCCGCGCTCGACGGCGCCTGCCAGCAGGCGGAGGCCTTGCTGCTCAAGCGTTTCAACAGCATCACGCTTGCCGACTTGTCGAAAGACTTTCATCGCCGCATGACGGGCGGCGGCTTCACTCAGAAGGACATCGAACATGCGCTATGACGCTCTGGTCGTGGGCGGCAGCTTTGCCGGCCTTTCCGCTGCAATGCAGCTTGCCCGTGCACGCAAGAAGGTATGCGTGGTCGATGCGGGCGCGCCGCGCAACCGCTTTGCCGCAGCCTCGCACGGCTTTTTCGGCCAGGACGGCACGCCGCCGCTGAAGATGATTGCCGATGCGCGTGCCAAGGTGCTGGCGTATCCGAACGTCACCTTCATCGAAGGGAGCGTGGCGAGTGCCCATGCCGATGGTTCGGGCGGATTCAATGCGTCCCTGGAAGGCGGCCGGCAGCTATCGGCCGGCAAGATCGTTCTGGCGTTCGGCGTGCAGGACGGCTTTCCGGACATTGCAGGCGTGCGCGAGCGCTGGGGCACCAGCGTGCTGCACTGCCCCTATTGCCACGGCTATGAGTTCAGCGGCAGGCAACTCGGCATCCTGCTCGAGAGCCCGCACCCACCGGAGCACGCAATGCTCATCGCCGAATGGGGGCCGGCCACGCTGTTCCTGAACGGCAACCACACGGTCGACGACGAAGTGCACGCCAAGCTGCAGGCGCGCGGCGTGACGATCGAAACGGGTCGCGTCGTCGCACTCGAAGGGCCGGGGCAAGAGCTTTCGGCCGTGCGCCTCGAAGGCGGCCGCTTCGTGCCGCTCGACGCGCTGTTCCTGGCGCCCCGCACACGCCCCGGCAGCCCGCTGGCCGAGCAGCTGGGCTGCGCTTTCGACGACGGCCCGTTCGGCCCGGTGATCCGCACCGACGCGATG containing:
- a CDS encoding MaoC family dehydratase, translating into MKFADFHAGQVIEAGPYVVSEAELVEFAQAYDPQWFHTDAKAAASSAFGGLIASGWHTCSIAMRLVVDAALAGSESFASPGLEHVRWPHPVRPGDALRLVADVIEVRRSEKRPTLGIMRWRWRLFNQRELMVLDVEVTSLFRLEATG
- a CDS encoding adhesin, giving the protein MKQQQQHKSIVVGALLASLLALSGFAQAQGVGVGVGVNADVNTSGAVKTAPAQGSAGAGAGTAATAGTSASGNAGGGTSGAAGGLGNTLGGVVGGATGAVGNATNTVGGATGAVSGATGAVGGATNAAGGVTNTVGGTLNGATGAVGSAGGAVKPSGAGVDAKASGKAKGSGAVDVTR
- a CDS encoding NAD(P)/FAD-dependent oxidoreductase, coding for MRYDALVVGGSFAGLSAAMQLARARKKVCVVDAGAPRNRFAAASHGFFGQDGTPPLKMIADARAKVLAYPNVTFIEGSVASAHADGSGGFNASLEGGRQLSAGKIVLAFGVQDGFPDIAGVRERWGTSVLHCPYCHGYEFSGRQLGILLESPHPPEHAMLIAEWGPATLFLNGNHTVDDEVHAKLQARGVTIETGRVVALEGPGQELSAVRLEGGRFVPLDALFLAPRTRPGSPLAEQLGCAFDDGPFGPVIRTDAMKMTTVPGVFAAGDAAMLMHNATLASADGVMAGVSLHRSLVFET
- the boxA gene encoding benzoyl-CoA 2,3-epoxidase subunit BoxA: MDMAVEAGVIKQHLIDPEICIRCNTCEATCPVNAITHDDNNYVVRADICNGCMACISPCPTGSIDNWRTMPVVRAYSIEEQFTWESLPAELSPEELEAAGGAADSGDEAAPATAPVPAQAQAAAEAAEPVFNSAQYGATVPPWSAAHAYTNLFPPKSPTTATVVGNFNCTEAGFDSETHHIVLDFGVVPFPVLEGQSIGIVPPGVDAIGKRHHARQYSVASPRNGERPGYNNVSLTVKRVTEDHQGDPVRGVCSNYVCDLKVGDTVQVVGPFGTSFLMPNHPKSHIVMICTGTGSAPMRAMTEWRRRLRKSGKFEGGKLMLFFGARTQQELPYFGPLQSLPKDFIDINLAFSRTSGSPKRYVQDLMRERAADLAALLKDGASHFYVCGLKSMEEGVVLALRDVAKEAGLDWDTVGAALKREGRLHLETY
- the boxB gene encoding benzoyl-CoA 2,3-epoxidase subunit BoxB, which gives rise to MSTINYSEKIPNNVNLGEDRTLQRALEGWQPNFINWWDDVGPEGSTNYDVYLRTAVSVDPQGWAQFGHVKMRDYRWGIFLNPGDANREIHFGDHKGEKAWQDVPGEHRANLRRIIVTQGDTEPASVEQQRHLGLTAPSMYDLRNLFQINVEEGRHLWAMVYLLHKHFGRDGREEAEALLQRTSGDQDNPRILGAFNEKTPDWLAFFMFTYFTDRDGKFQLAALAESAFDPLARTTKFMLTEEAHHMFVGESGVSRVLARTAQVMNELKTDDAQKVRAAGAIDLGTIQRYLNFHYSVTIDLFGADQSSNAAIFYSSGLKGRYEEGKRGDDHVLKGQTYKVLEVKDGQLVEKDVPMLNALNEVLRDDFIKDSVAGVGRWNKVLEKAGIPTRLVVPHKAFNRQIGALAGIKMSPEGRVVNEVEWAAKKNEWLPSAEDFAFVASLMGRVVEPGKFAGWISPPVMGINRQPVDFEYVRFG
- a CDS encoding RrF2 family transcriptional regulator; its protein translation is MKRDNKLSAVLHVLLHMAETDGPVTSESLAVAMHTNPVVVRRVMSGLRQAGFVSSAKGHGGGWVLSCSLAAVTLGDIHNAVGSPALLAMGNRTESPGCVVEQAVNAALDGACQQAEALLLKRFNSITLADLSKDFHRRMTGGGFTQKDIEHAL